DNA from Halogeometricum sp. S1BR25-6:
GTCTCCCAGTTCGTGTCCATCTTGGTTCCCGGGGCGCTGGCCCTCGGCCTCGCCGTCGTCGTCGACAGGCGGACCCTGACGGACCTCGGACTCGGCCTCGACCGCGACTGGTGGCTCGACCTCGGATTCGGCCTCCTCCTCGGCGCGGCGCTCATGACCGGAATCTTCCTCCTCGGCGTCTCGGTCGGTTGGTTCCGCGTCGAGGGCACCTTCAGCGGCGGTTCGCGCGGCTTCCTCGCTGGGTTCGCCCTCCTGACGCTCACGTTCCTCGCTGTCGGCGTCAGCGAGGAGGTGCTCTCGCGGGGCTACCTCCTGACGAACGTCGCCGAGGGGCTTTCGGGCTACACCTCCCGAACCGTCGCCGCCGGCGTCGCCGTCCTCGTCTCTTCGGTCGTGTTCGGCCTCGCGCACCTCCAGAACCCGAACGCGACGCTCGTGAGCATGTTCGGCATCTCACTCGCCGGCATCTTCCTCGCCGCGGGCTACGTCCTGACCGACGAACTCGCCATTCCCATCG
Protein-coding regions in this window:
- a CDS encoding CPBP family intramembrane glutamic endopeptidase yields the protein MNLPPAVRTVLGVVWSWILVVWSWIVSVVWNRRERRPRAPVRLTIGVVALLTTLVAVGFLLTYVLGAPGPLGGLVSQFVSILVPGALALGLAVVVDRRTLTDLGLGLDRDWWLDLGFGLLLGAALMTGIFLLGVSVGWFRVEGTFSGGSRGFLAGFALLTLTFLAVGVSEEVLSRGYLLTNVAEGLSGYTSRTVAAGVAVLVSSVVFGLAHLQNPNATLVSMFGISLAGIFLAAGYVLTDELAIPIGLHVTWNLFQGGVYGFPVSGLGIGANVVDTVETGPDVFTGGAFGPEAGLLGMSAVVVGTVAVVAYVRWRYGEARLAPGLFVPDLRWRD